A genome region from bacterium includes the following:
- a CDS encoding M13 family metallopeptidase, with translation MNRIFTLLAVIAMTLIACWPSVKQADLNDPLVANRDTTVAPGQNFFYYANGGWIKNNPIPSSESSNGIWLTIQDGVKDAVKEICETSAKASAPKGSNKQKIGDFFSSGMDTLMIEQMDLKPLESEFQKIDAITDIPGLLRTVAHLQTLQVGAMFSIYVNRDDKVPAQYAIFLNQGGLGLPNRDYYFNTDARTANIRSEYLKHLQAMFQMLQKLGDLSSADKLSNDIVTLETALAKSSRKLEDLRDPYKNYNKMTIAELNKLTPSIDWNILLKEMGVTKLDTVVVGQPEFFKTLNDNVKAVGIDKWKTYLRWNLINTYSAYVSRRFDDQDFDFYSRTIYGIQEPKPRWKRVVEKTNRSLGEVIGQEYVANYLPKGTKEKLIEIGNNIRDETRERIMRLDWMTEPTRQMALKKIETLVMKVGYPDKWKDYSELEVSRDSYAQNVMNAHKWSFNYMIRKYGNPVDRHEWNMFPQTYNAYYDPTGNEIVVPGCNIIVPGYGKKLPDDAVLYGIIGGSTFGHEIIHGFDDQGSQYDETGRLNNWWTKEDREKFEARTKLLIEQYNNYVVLDSLYVRGEATLGENIADLGGIQLGYSAFKKTAQGKSNETLNGLTADQRYFLGFAYAWMMQYRNESLAAQIMTDVHSPVQFRVIGPMSNTPEFYRAFNIQPGEPMYRDEKIRVSLW, from the coding sequence ATGAATCGAATTTTCACACTGCTGGCAGTGATCGCAATGACTCTTATTGCATGCTGGCCTTCAGTAAAACAGGCAGACTTAAATGATCCGCTGGTAGCAAATCGTGATACGACAGTAGCTCCCGGTCAAAACTTTTTTTATTACGCCAACGGAGGATGGATTAAAAATAACCCGATCCCCTCTTCAGAATCTTCAAATGGAATTTGGCTCACGATCCAGGACGGCGTGAAAGATGCCGTAAAAGAAATCTGCGAAACTTCCGCCAAAGCATCAGCACCCAAAGGAAGTAACAAACAAAAGATCGGTGATTTTTTTTCCAGCGGCATGGATACGCTTATGATTGAACAAATGGATTTGAAACCCCTTGAATCCGAATTTCAAAAGATCGATGCCATTACAGACATTCCAGGACTACTAAGAACGGTCGCGCATTTACAGACACTGCAGGTCGGCGCGATGTTCAGTATCTATGTAAACCGTGACGACAAAGTTCCGGCCCAATATGCAATATTTCTGAATCAAGGCGGTCTCGGCTTACCCAATCGTGATTATTATTTCAATACGGACGCGCGAACCGCTAATATCCGCAGTGAATACCTTAAACACCTGCAAGCGATGTTTCAGATGTTACAGAAATTAGGCGATCTATCCTCGGCCGACAAACTCAGCAATGATATCGTGACACTGGAAACCGCGCTGGCCAAATCAAGCCGTAAGCTCGAAGACTTGCGCGATCCGTATAAGAATTATAACAAAATGACCATCGCTGAACTGAACAAGCTTACTCCTTCAATCGATTGGAACATACTGCTTAAAGAAATGGGTGTGACGAAATTGGATACAGTCGTTGTCGGGCAGCCGGAATTTTTCAAGACACTCAACGATAATGTGAAAGCGGTAGGTATCGATAAATGGAAAACGTATTTGCGTTGGAATCTGATCAACACTTACTCGGCGTACGTCAGCAGAAGATTTGACGATCAGGATTTCGATTTTTACTCTAGAACTATTTACGGAATCCAGGAACCTAAACCGCGCTGGAAACGCGTTGTAGAAAAAACAAACCGTTCCCTTGGCGAAGTGATCGGACAAGAATATGTTGCCAATTATCTTCCGAAAGGAACGAAAGAAAAATTGATCGAAATCGGAAATAATATTCGGGATGAAACACGTGAACGAATCATGAGACTAGATTGGATGACCGAGCCTACGCGTCAAATGGCACTCAAAAAAATAGAAACCCTGGTCATGAAAGTCGGCTATCCCGATAAGTGGAAGGATTACTCTGAACTCGAAGTATCGCGTGATTCGTATGCGCAAAATGTGATGAATGCGCATAAGTGGTCATTTAACTATATGATTCGCAAATACGGCAATCCGGTTGATCGCCATGAATGGAATATGTTTCCCCAGACGTATAACGCGTACTATGATCCCACAGGAAATGAGATCGTCGTTCCGGGCTGTAATATTATTGTCCCGGGGTATGGCAAGAAATTACCTGATGATGCGGTACTTTACGGGATTATAGGCGGAAGCACGTTCGGTCACGAGATCATTCACGGTTTCGACGACCAGGGAAGTCAATATGACGAAACAGGGCGGCTGAATAACTGGTGGACAAAAGAAGACCGCGAGAAATTCGAAGCGCGCACTAAACTTCTGATCGAGCAATATAATAATTACGTAGTGCTTGACAGTTTGTACGTTCGGGGTGAAGCTACACTTGGTGAAAACATAGCCGATCTGGGAGGCATCCAATTAGGATACTCGGCGTTTAAGAAAACCGCTCAGGGCAAGTCAAACGAAACATTAAACGGATTAACGGCCGATCAGCGGTATTTTCTTGGATTTGCATATGCCTGGATGATGCAGTACCGCAATGAGTCGCTGGCCGCGCAGATCATGACGGACGTGCACTCGCCGGTTCAATTTCGCGTGATCGGACCGATGTCCAATACACCGGAGTTTTACAGGGCATTCAATATTCAACCCGGCGAACCGATGTACCGGGATGAGAAAATTCGTGTTTCGCTTTGGTAG
- a CDS encoding transglutaminase domain-containing protein, whose protein sequence is MSKSVKITISVLVSILVISLAAGSAWYYEYLNQTIPLKDRVMSLELNLRYARDSIAKYQENNRLLVEENKWYHLVIPSESGIFYPAEISHQYYIYGQQKGKYLELSFNANKYFEHRRRKQESGLQRFIDASTPHENFLYTILDSLRIVPNDSVRNDANAQKILNFVNSIPYEDKKKYYVKMPIETLVEGRGHCADLSILMHSLMITAGLDALLVFPTDRDSLDHTMVGVHGDFNFDRTRTYFFYPDSNGKKYYLCQPTGTDDMRYPILHKVGFSHRYPYSIIFQDSVTIVENKKEWLKRRK, encoded by the coding sequence GTGTCAAAATCCGTAAAAATTACAATTAGCGTCCTAGTAAGCATATTGGTAATAAGCCTCGCCGCAGGCTCTGCCTGGTATTACGAATACTTAAATCAAACGATTCCTCTGAAGGATCGTGTGATGAGCCTTGAACTTAACCTCAGATACGCCCGGGACAGCATAGCAAAGTACCAGGAAAATAACCGGCTACTTGTGGAAGAAAATAAGTGGTATCATCTCGTCATTCCTTCGGAAAGCGGTATATTTTATCCGGCAGAGATATCGCACCAATATTATATTTACGGCCAGCAAAAAGGGAAATACCTCGAGTTATCATTCAATGCAAATAAGTATTTTGAACACCGGCGACGAAAACAGGAGAGTGGACTGCAGCGTTTCATTGACGCATCGACGCCGCATGAGAATTTCCTCTACACTATTCTGGACAGCTTGCGCATTGTACCCAATGACTCCGTACGCAATGATGCAAATGCTCAAAAAATACTGAACTTCGTTAACAGCATTCCCTATGAAGACAAAAAAAAATATTATGTTAAAATGCCCATCGAAACGCTGGTTGAAGGACGCGGGCATTGCGCCGACCTTTCGATACTTATGCATTCCCTGATGATCACAGCAGGACTTGATGCGCTGCTTGTATTTCCCACAGACCGTGACAGTCTCGACCACACGATGGTCGGTGTACACGGTGATTTTAATTTCGACCGGACACGAACCTATTTTTTCTATCCTGATAGCAACGGAAAAAAATATTACCTTTGCCAGCCGACCGGAACGGACGACATGCGCTACCCCATTCTGCATAAAGTAGGCTTTTCCCACCGTTATCCTTATTCTATTATTTTTCAGGATTCCGTAACCATTGTAGAAAATAAAAAAGAGTGGCTAAAACGCAGAAAATAA
- a CDS encoding single-stranded DNA-binding protein, with product MSKGTLNKAVLIGRLGKDPDVHYTKSGIPISSFSIATNNVYKGKDGNMVEQTDWHKVVTWRKLAEISGQYLKKGSLVCVEGQLKTRSWDDKDGVKRYMTEIIAETMQMLSSKKGTEQQELLTHEQANDEPVETDEAETPSKDDLPF from the coding sequence ATGTCCAAAGGAACATTAAACAAAGCCGTATTGATCGGACGATTGGGGAAAGACCCTGACGTGCATTATACGAAAAGCGGAATACCGATCAGCTCGTTCAGTATCGCCACCAATAACGTCTACAAAGGTAAAGACGGGAACATGGTCGAGCAAACGGACTGGCACAAGGTGGTTACGTGGCGTAAGCTCGCGGAGATCAGCGGACAGTATCTGAAAAAGGGGTCTCTCGTATGCGTGGAGGGTCAGCTTAAAACCCGTTCGTGGGACGACAAAGACGGCGTCAAACGGTATATGACTGAGATCATAGCCGAAACGATGCAGATGCTTTCGTCTAAGAAAGGAACGGAACAGCAAGAATTGCTCACCCATGAGCAAGCGAATGACGAGCCCGTCGAAACAGACGAAGCAGAAACGCCGTCGAAAGACGATCTACCGTTCTAA
- the recA gene encoding recombinase RecA: MDKDKKASLDRTLQEIVKEYGKGSIMKLGDRTSVGVDVYSTGSISVDAALGVGGIPRGRITEIYGPEASGKTTLSLHIIAEAQKTGGIAAFIDAEHALDAIYAKRIGVDTENLLISQPDNGEQALEITERLVRSNAVDVIVIDSVAALVPRSEIDGEMGDATMGVQARLMSQAMRKLTGVVSKSKTCVIFINQVRDKIGVMFGNPETTTGGRALKFYTSIRVDIRRIGQIKAGEAIVGNRTKVKIVKNKLAPPFREAEVDLMYGTGISKEGDLIDLASNMNIVQKSGTWYAFGDEKIGQGRENAKQFLIDNPETSKKIELKIRQELGLIPSAPQEKETPKQSPSSSEKKSK; this comes from the coding sequence ATGGACAAAGATAAGAAAGCCTCGTTAGACCGGACTTTGCAGGAAATCGTCAAAGAATACGGCAAGGGCTCGATCATGAAATTAGGCGACCGCACGTCAGTTGGCGTGGACGTTTATTCCACCGGGTCGATCTCGGTTGATGCGGCATTGGGCGTGGGAGGAATTCCGCGCGGCCGAATTACAGAGATCTACGGTCCGGAAGCCAGCGGTAAAACGACTTTGTCGCTGCATATCATTGCCGAAGCGCAAAAAACGGGCGGCATTGCGGCATTTATTGATGCAGAACACGCGTTAGATGCGATATACGCAAAGCGGATAGGCGTAGACACGGAGAATCTACTCATTTCACAGCCGGATAACGGCGAACAGGCTTTGGAGATCACGGAACGACTCGTTCGCAGTAATGCGGTGGATGTGATCGTGATCGATTCGGTCGCGGCGCTCGTTCCGAGAAGCGAAATAGACGGCGAAATGGGCGATGCCACTATGGGCGTTCAGGCGCGTCTGATGAGCCAGGCGATGCGTAAACTGACTGGCGTGGTGAGTAAGTCTAAAACGTGCGTCATATTCATCAACCAGGTTCGAGATAAAATCGGTGTGATGTTTGGTAATCCGGAAACCACTACCGGCGGACGCGCACTGAAATTCTACACGTCGATTCGGGTTGATATCCGCCGAATTGGTCAGATCAAAGCCGGCGAGGCTATTGTTGGAAATCGAACTAAAGTGAAAATCGTCAAAAACAAACTCGCGCCTCCGTTCCGAGAAGCCGAAGTGGATCTCATGTATGGTACCGGGATTTCCAAAGAAGGCGACCTCATCGATCTTGCATCGAATATGAACATCGTTCAGAAGAGCGGAACGTGGTATGCGTTTGGCGACGAAAAGATCGGGCAGGGACGCGAAAACGCGAAACAGTTTCTGATCGATAACCCGGAAACTTCCAAAAAGATCGAATTGAAGATCCGGCAGGAATTGGGTTTGATTCCCTCGGCGCCGCAGGAAAAGGAAACGCCGAAGCAAAGTCCAAGCAGTTCCGAGAAAAAAAGTAAGTAG
- a CDS encoding single-stranded DNA-binding protein, with translation MAKGTLNKVMLIGRLGKDPELRYTPSGSAVATFNIATDESYKDKEGKKVENTDWHRVVVWNKLAEICGQYLKKGSLVYIEGKLKTRSYDDKTTGAKKFITEVVGDQMNMLGGKGDGGSGDYVPPPGEMDSSAPSGTADSSSGSSNNDDLPF, from the coding sequence ATGGCAAAAGGAACATTAAATAAAGTAATGCTTATCGGCAGACTGGGCAAAGACCCGGAACTACGTTATACGCCGAGCGGGAGCGCCGTGGCAACGTTTAATATCGCTACGGACGAATCCTACAAAGACAAAGAGGGCAAAAAGGTCGAGAATACCGACTGGCACCGCGTCGTGGTGTGGAATAAACTCGCCGAGATTTGCGGGCAATATTTGAAGAAAGGCTCACTCGTCTACATCGAAGGCAAATTAAAGACACGCTCCTACGATGATAAAACAACCGGCGCGAAAAAATTCATTACCGAAGTAGTCGGTGATCAGATGAATATGCTGGGTGGGAAAGGCGATGGAGGAAGCGGGGACTACGTTCCGCCGCCAGGCGAAATGGATTCCAGCGCGCCGTCGGGCACTGCGGATTCATCGTCGGGCTCTTCCAATAACGACGATCTACCGTTTTAG
- the rny gene encoding ribonuclease Y: MDIAIFILSGLVIAVAAFIFGQLYATKIRVAKRIREAEDEAKTILNSASVDAENLKKEKLIEVSDEWYRKKQDFDEQTKAIRAQTKNQQDELLKRERNIEQKGDLVTRKEKDFLNREQLLHSKMEETTKKNEQLDAMIKSENEKLEQMARMSAEDAKRVLMNNMTEKAKQESAQAVRNIKEQAQLTAKEQIKNVLLQAINRTSMDHTIETTVTSIKLPSNEMKGRIIGREGRNIRAFETITGCEILIDDTPNTIVISGFDPIRREIAKMALESLITDGRIHPGRIEDVVEKAKRDLDELIISTGEEALFEVSIHGTHIEIVKLLGKLKYRTQHGLNLLQHSIETATIAGLIAAELGFDVQLAKRAAILHDIGFAVDRTDQHHAAAGADVARKYGENATVQLAILLHHENPTTAHPIAVIVSTANMLSKERPGSQKNALENYLKRLHKLEDIALSFPGVLKAYAIQAGREIRVLVDFNILDDNKMMILADDITRKIESELEYPGQVKITVIREYRAVDVAK, translated from the coding sequence ATGGACATAGCAATATTTATACTATCCGGCCTTGTTATAGCGGTAGCTGCATTCATTTTCGGGCAACTCTACGCCACCAAGATTAGAGTGGCCAAGCGTATCCGGGAAGCGGAAGATGAAGCGAAAACAATACTGAACTCCGCCTCGGTGGACGCTGAAAACCTAAAAAAAGAGAAACTCATCGAAGTTTCCGATGAGTGGTACCGAAAGAAGCAGGATTTTGATGAACAGACCAAGGCCATACGCGCTCAGACTAAGAATCAGCAAGATGAACTTCTCAAACGCGAGCGCAACATCGAACAAAAAGGCGATCTGGTCACACGCAAAGAAAAAGATTTTCTTAACCGTGAACAGCTCCTCCACAGCAAAATGGAAGAGACAACTAAGAAGAACGAGCAACTCGATGCGATGATCAAATCTGAAAATGAGAAGCTGGAGCAGATGGCAAGGATGAGCGCGGAGGATGCCAAACGAGTTCTAATGAATAATATGACCGAAAAAGCTAAGCAGGAGTCAGCGCAAGCTGTTCGAAATATCAAGGAACAGGCTCAATTAACGGCTAAGGAACAGATCAAAAATGTGCTGCTGCAGGCGATCAACCGGACTTCGATGGATCATACGATAGAAACAACCGTCACGTCGATCAAATTGCCCAGCAATGAGATGAAAGGCCGTATCATCGGCCGTGAAGGCAGAAACATCCGCGCTTTCGAAACGATCACGGGATGTGAAATTCTAATTGACGATACGCCGAATACGATCGTGATCTCCGGCTTTGATCCGATTCGCAGAGAAATTGCCAAGATGGCATTGGAAAGTCTGATCACCGACGGACGTATTCACCCGGGCCGTATCGAGGACGTAGTCGAAAAAGCTAAACGCGATCTGGACGAACTGATCATAAGCACCGGCGAAGAAGCGCTATTTGAGGTTAGTATACACGGCACCCACATAGAGATCGTTAAACTGCTTGGAAAGTTGAAATACCGCACTCAACATGGACTCAATTTGCTTCAGCACAGTATTGAAACAGCAACTATCGCGGGACTGATTGCTGCAGAATTGGGTTTTGACGTACAATTGGCAAAACGTGCAGCGATTCTGCATGACATCGGGTTTGCCGTAGACCGAACGGACCAGCATCATGCCGCAGCCGGCGCTGATGTCGCCCGCAAATACGGAGAAAATGCAACTGTACAGCTTGCGATTCTCTTACATCATGAAAACCCAACCACCGCGCACCCGATCGCCGTGATCGTAAGTACTGCCAATATGCTAAGTAAGGAACGGCCAGGCTCACAGAAAAACGCATTGGAAAATTATCTAAAACGGCTCCACAAGCTGGAAGACATCGCGCTGTCATTTCCAGGCGTACTAAAAGCATATGCAATTCAGGCAGGACGCGAAATTCGCGTGCTTGTTGATTTTAATATTCTGGATGATAATAAGATGATGATATTGGCGGATGATATTACACGCAAGATCGAAAGCGAACTGGAATACCCCGGACAAGTCAAGATCACCGTCATTCGTGAATATAGAGCGGTCGATGTAGCGAAGTAG
- the zapA gene encoding cell division protein ZapA, with the protein MQVNRYTTGVKTTVDKNTVKVNIYGSEYVIKGDADTGHIEKISQFVDQKMKEINKSGAIKSPLKVAILAALNIADEYFKTRDEQKLQIESYESRAKKLLKSLNAGVTEKPEPAPVEDKEEEISLFSQK; encoded by the coding sequence ATTCAAGTTAACCGATACACCACAGGTGTAAAAACAACAGTGGACAAGAATACTGTTAAGGTAAATATCTACGGGTCGGAATATGTGATCAAAGGTGATGCAGACACCGGTCACATCGAAAAAATTTCTCAATTTGTCGACCAGAAGATGAAAGAAATCAATAAGAGCGGAGCCATCAAGTCCCCTCTTAAGGTCGCCATTTTGGCCGCCCTCAATATCGCCGATGAATACTTTAAAACCCGGGACGAACAGAAGCTACAAATCGAATCGTACGAATCGCGCGCAAAGAAACTGCTTAAGTCTCTGAACGCGGGAGTGACCGAGAAACCCGAGCCTGCCCCGGTTGAAGATAAAGAAGAAGAAATATCCTTATTTTCGCAGAAGTAA
- a CDS encoding phenylalanine--tRNA ligase subunit beta → MRVSLNWLRNYVDISLPMRDLAHRLTMNGLNVEEIFERDPFKGVIIGKVIEVTKHPNADKLSLTRVDIGNDLLNIVCGAPNVQEGQLVAVATIGTMMPGGFEIKKAKIRGEESSGMICSKSELGFEKDKSPGIWELDMHQSYQIGQAFTEFMKLGETIFEIDVTSNRPDCLNMLGIAREIAVIENKPLRIPETKITESNESVTSLASVAIEDADGCPRYAARVVQGVTIGPSPQWLVEKLEAVGLRSINNIVDITNFVMLECGQPLHAFDYDELKGHRIIVKKSKAGEKFQTLDGKFHELNDEAVMICDSERAIAIGGIMGGKNSEISDETKNVLLESAYFNSKRIRRSSKFLGITSDASGRFGRGIDTEGTLRALDRATDLIMQCAGGSIASGVIDVVAQPRAPRTVKLRASAVNKLLGLTIPEKDAVSILEKLECRVNKTSGGEFEVTPPSFRLDLNVEEDLIEEIARIYGYDQIPNATGAYVNYEAEESKPERLSRELRATMREIGFSEAVTNSMVHPKPQLVLSPQAEGQFMKIMNPISEDMSVMRTSLLPSLFDIIKGNLFRKNYDLQLYEIGKIYLHNVGNPLPDEQTIICGCATGMRDPIHWSHQSEPFDFFDLKSVILRICQKFMLDSIEFNPYNFIEVYAPNSLEICSGKHLLGRIGKIQKSILRHFDIEKDVWAFELDYTKLSELARFKKAVKPISRFPSIQRDLALTVNKSISAGSLMNVIRGNAGANLESLDVFDVYTGDQIASDKKSLAFSLLFQSPERTLTEEEIDAALKTVISKVEKDFGAQLR, encoded by the coding sequence ATGAGAGTATCTCTTAATTGGTTACGGAACTATGTTGATATTTCCCTGCCGATGCGCGATCTCGCGCATCGATTGACGATGAACGGACTAAATGTCGAAGAAATCTTTGAACGTGATCCTTTCAAAGGCGTAATCATTGGCAAAGTTATAGAAGTCACAAAACATCCGAACGCGGATAAATTGTCTTTAACCCGCGTTGATATCGGAAACGACCTATTGAATATTGTCTGTGGTGCGCCGAACGTACAAGAAGGCCAGCTCGTGGCTGTCGCCACTATCGGTACGATGATGCCGGGAGGATTTGAAATCAAAAAGGCTAAAATTCGGGGGGAAGAATCTAGCGGCATGATTTGTTCAAAAAGTGAACTTGGATTCGAAAAAGACAAATCTCCAGGAATTTGGGAACTGGATATGCATCAATCCTATCAAATAGGCCAGGCCTTCACGGAGTTCATGAAACTCGGAGAAACCATATTTGAGATCGACGTGACGTCTAATCGCCCAGATTGTTTAAATATGCTTGGTATTGCAAGGGAAATAGCCGTCATCGAAAATAAACCTTTAAGAATTCCGGAAACTAAGATTACGGAAAGTAATGAATCTGTCACTTCACTTGCGTCGGTAGCAATTGAAGATGCGGATGGTTGTCCCCGCTACGCCGCGCGCGTTGTGCAGGGCGTGACCATCGGACCGTCTCCGCAATGGCTCGTCGAAAAACTGGAAGCTGTCGGATTACGATCTATCAATAATATTGTCGATATAACCAATTTTGTCATGCTCGAATGCGGCCAGCCATTGCACGCGTTTGATTATGATGAACTCAAAGGCCACCGTATCATCGTCAAAAAATCAAAAGCAGGTGAAAAATTTCAGACACTCGACGGAAAATTTCATGAACTCAACGACGAAGCGGTTATGATCTGCGACTCGGAACGCGCTATTGCTATCGGCGGCATCATGGGCGGTAAAAACTCCGAAATTTCCGATGAGACAAAGAATGTTTTGCTGGAATCGGCGTATTTCAATTCAAAACGGATACGTCGATCTTCTAAATTCCTTGGAATTACCTCCGATGCATCGGGACGATTTGGCCGTGGAATTGACACGGAAGGAACATTACGAGCGCTCGACCGCGCAACAGACCTCATCATGCAATGCGCCGGTGGTTCCATCGCGTCCGGAGTTATTGATGTTGTCGCACAACCCCGCGCGCCGCGAACGGTGAAACTTCGAGCATCTGCAGTAAATAAATTACTCGGATTAACTATTCCAGAGAAAGACGCCGTTTCAATATTAGAAAAATTGGAATGCCGCGTAAATAAAACAAGCGGCGGAGAATTTGAAGTCACACCGCCGAGTTTCAGGCTCGATCTGAACGTCGAAGAAGACCTGATCGAGGAGATTGCCCGTATTTACGGATATGATCAAATTCCAAACGCAACCGGCGCATATGTAAATTATGAAGCGGAAGAATCGAAACCAGAAAGACTCTCAAGAGAACTTCGCGCAACCATGCGTGAAATTGGATTCTCAGAAGCTGTAACCAATTCGATGGTTCATCCGAAGCCTCAGCTCGTACTATCACCGCAGGCTGAAGGGCAATTCATGAAGATTATGAATCCAATCAGCGAAGATATGTCCGTTATGCGTACTTCTTTGCTCCCAAGCCTGTTTGATATCATCAAGGGAAACTTGTTCAGAAAGAACTATGACCTCCAACTGTATGAGATCGGTAAGATATATTTGCATAATGTCGGCAACCCATTACCGGATGAACAAACAATAATCTGCGGATGCGCAACAGGAATGCGCGACCCAATTCACTGGAGCCATCAATCAGAACCTTTTGATTTTTTTGACTTAAAGAGCGTAATTCTGCGCATTTGTCAAAAATTTATGCTTGACTCTATTGAATTTAATCCCTATAATTTTATTGAGGTGTATGCACCTAACTCTTTGGAAATTTGTTCAGGAAAACATCTTCTGGGCCGTATTGGAAAGATCCAAAAGAGTATTCTACGGCACTTTGACATTGAAAAGGACGTTTGGGCGTTTGAATTGGATTATACGAAGTTATCAGAGTTAGCCCGATTCAAAAAAGCAGTTAAGCCGATATCGCGATTTCCATCTATTCAGCGAGATTTGGCTCTGACAGTTAATAAGTCAATCTCTGCCGGCTCGCTCATGAATGTTATTCGCGGTAATGCCGGAGCGAATTTAGAATCGCTTGATGTTTTTGATGTATATACCGGGGACCAGATCGCATCGGATAAAAAAAGTTTAGCTTTCTCGCTTCTGTTTCAATCTCCAGAACGAACATTGACCGAGGAAGAGATTGATGCCGCATTGAAGACGGTAATTTCAAAAGTTGAAAAAGATTTTGGCGCACAATTAAGATAA